The Cryptosporangium minutisporangium genomic sequence TGGCCCGCCGGATCCGCGCCGGCTCGGTCTACATCAACATGCCACCGCTGCTGGACGCGGCCGCGGCCTGGGGTGGCGTCAAGGCATCCGGCCTCGGCCGGGAGAACGGCTGGGACGCGATCGAGGCGTTCACCGAAGTCAAGAGCATCTGGACGGCCCTGTAAGAACCCCGTTGGAGGCAACGATGCCCATCACGACCCGCGCGTCGCTGGTCCGCAAGGCGCCCGGCAGGTACGAGACGGCCGAGGTCGAGCTCGACGACCCCCGCCAGGGTGAGGTCACCGTCAAGCTCGCGGCCTCCGGGCTGTGCCACTCCGACGACCACGTCGCCACCGGCGACGTCCCGGTCGGGATTTATCCGTTCGCCGGCGGCCACGAGGGCGCCGGAGTGGTCACCGCGGTCGGGCCGGACACCCCCGGCTACGAGGTCGGCGACCACGTCGTCTTCTCGTTCCTGCCGGCCTGCGGGCACTGCGAGTTCTGCGCCCGCGGGCTCTCGAACCTCTGCGACCTCGGCGCTTCGCTGCTCACCGGGGCCCGCGCGAGCGACCCGACGAGCTTCCGGATGCACCTGCCCGACGGCACCCCGGTCGGACAGCAGTGCGGGATCTCGACGTTCAGCGAGTACACGACCGCCTCGGTGGACTCCGTCGTGAAGATCTCCTCGGACGTTCCGCTCAAAGCGGCGGCGCTCGTGGGCTGCGGCGTGCCGACCGGGTGGGGTGCCGCGGTGAACTCCGCGAACATCACACCGGGCGCGACCGTGA encodes the following:
- a CDS encoding NDMA-dependent alcohol dehydrogenase → MPITTRASLVRKAPGRYETAEVELDDPRQGEVTVKLAASGLCHSDDHVATGDVPVGIYPFAGGHEGAGVVTAVGPDTPGYEVGDHVVFSFLPACGHCEFCARGLSNLCDLGASLLTGARASDPTSFRMHLPDGTPVGQQCGISTFSEYTTASVDSVVKISSDVPLKAAALVGCGVPTGWGAAVNSANITPGATVIVAGIGGIGANALQGAVHAGALHVLAVDPVEFKREKAREFGATHAFGTIDEAAEFARSVTNGQGADATIVTIGVVRGEHVAEALASIRKAGTVVLTGLGDITATGAPIALGDLTLMQKRLQGSLFGQSNPRHDIPNLLRMYRAGQLKLDELITREYTLDQVAQAYEDMHAGRNIRGVVVFD